A single Zootoca vivipara chromosome 1, rZooViv1.1, whole genome shotgun sequence DNA region contains:
- the GAL gene encoding galanin peptides codes for MQRCTCLLFASLIFCAAVSETFGLVLSAKEKRGWTMNSAGYLLGPHAIDRVFNDKPGLAGKRDIQLEGNTKAGIFGRPLTDDNVMRTVIEFLTYLHLKEAGVFDDIPTTVSSEETNQS; via the exons ATGCAGAGGTGTACCTGTCTCCTGTTTGCCTCCTTGATCTTCTGCGCTGCCGTCTCAGAGACTTTCGGGCTGGTGTTATCC GCTAAAGAGAAAAGGGGATGGACTATGAATAGTGCTGGTTATCTGCTTGGTCCAC ATGCAATTGACAGAGTTTTTAATGACAAGCCTGGTCTAGCTGGTAAACGTGACATACAGCTTGAAGGAAATACAAAAGCAG GTATTTTTGGAAGACCACTGACTGATGACAATGTTATGCGTACAGTAATTGAATTTTTGACATACTTACACCTTAAAG aagcTGGGGTTTTCGATGACATACCTACAACAGTTTCTTCAGAAGAAACAAATCAGTCTTGA